Proteins from a genomic interval of uncultured Flavobacterium sp.:
- a CDS encoding YafY family protein, which yields MDETPKRFDRIVAILIQLQSKKIVKAQELADRFECSLRTIYRDIRTLEASGVPIYSEAGVGYALMDGYRLPPVMFTREEVSSFIAAEKLMQKFTDPSLGSHYASAMYKLKSVLRGTDKDWLSNIESKVLMQTQEPLFHDSSPNTLAVLFESIAEKKQILLSYKTIEAEQASNRNIEPVGVFHDHNNWYFLGYCHLRQDYRQFRTDRIQGIQKTDLEFTIEHDSLETYLVKSETIPTTKVRILVSKKILTHLRYEQKYHGYISEREVDGQIEMTFMSRNVHDHFSRWLLMFGDYATILEPESLKTRVLELIEIYKKRLS from the coding sequence ATGGACGAAACCCCAAAACGATTTGACCGAATTGTCGCAATTCTGATTCAATTACAATCTAAAAAAATTGTAAAAGCACAGGAATTGGCTGATCGTTTTGAATGTAGTCTGCGAACTATTTACCGAGATATCCGAACTCTCGAAGCGTCCGGAGTTCCTATTTATAGTGAAGCCGGAGTTGGTTACGCCTTAATGGATGGTTATCGATTGCCTCCCGTTATGTTTACGCGCGAAGAAGTAAGTAGTTTTATAGCTGCCGAAAAACTAATGCAAAAATTTACGGATCCTTCTCTTGGATCTCATTATGCATCGGCGATGTACAAACTGAAATCGGTTTTGAGAGGTACTGACAAAGATTGGCTTTCGAACATTGAATCTAAAGTTTTGATGCAAACGCAAGAGCCTTTATTTCATGATAGTTCGCCTAATACTTTGGCCGTTTTATTCGAAAGTATTGCCGAGAAAAAACAGATTCTTCTTTCTTATAAAACTATCGAAGCTGAACAAGCAAGTAATAGAAACATTGAACCTGTTGGTGTTTTTCACGATCACAACAATTGGTATTTTTTGGGTTATTGCCATCTTCGACAAGATTATAGGCAATTTAGAACAGACAGAATCCAAGGAATTCAGAAAACCGATTTAGAATTTACGATTGAACATGATTCTTTAGAAACATATTTAGTTAAATCAGAAACTATTCCAACAACTAAAGTTCGAATTTTAGTTTCGAAAAAAATCCTAACTCACCTTCGTTATGAACAAAAATATCATGGTTATATTTCTGAAAGAGAAGTTGATGGTCAGATAGAAATGACCTTTATGTCACGAAATGTTCATGATCACTTTTCTCGCTGGCTATTGATGTTTGGAGATTATGCTACAATTCTGGAACCCGAAAGCCTTAAAACCAGAGTACTGGAATTAATTGAAATTTATAAAAAGAGATTATCCTAA
- a CDS encoding DinB family protein yields the protein MSLKKIMANYAAYNLWVNQQFVNWLTPKSDELLHKELPSSYSSIIKTLNHIWETEQYWFSVIAETALPERKENVDLNKNEIFEGLLNTSAKLSEYISSLSDEQLYKAIKIENPWFQCELPVSDYLLQVINHGTYHRGQIVTIGRNIGITDASNTDYNFYNVVKAQ from the coding sequence ATGAGTTTAAAAAAGATAATGGCAAATTATGCGGCCTATAATTTATGGGTAAATCAACAATTTGTGAATTGGCTAACTCCAAAATCTGACGAGTTGCTGCATAAAGAACTTCCTTCGAGCTATTCAAGCATTATTAAAACACTTAATCATATTTGGGAAACAGAGCAATATTGGTTTTCTGTAATAGCCGAAACTGCTTTGCCTGAAAGAAAAGAAAATGTTGATTTAAATAAGAATGAAATATTTGAAGGTTTATTGAATACATCTGCAAAATTATCCGAGTATATATCATCATTATCAGACGAACAACTATATAAAGCCATTAAAATCGAAAATCCATGGTTTCAATGCGAGTTGCCAGTTTCTGATTACTTATTGCAAGTAATAAATCATGGCACTTATCATAGAGGACAAATTGTAACCATTGGGAGAAATATTGGTATAACCGACGCTTCAAATACAGATTATAATTTTTATAATGTAGTAAAAGCGCAATAA